CTGACGGAGGGCGAAAACATCGCCGACCTCGGCGGCATCCTCACGGGATACGACGCGCTGCAGCGCGCGTTACAGCGAAACGGCCGGCCGAAGCAGCTCATCGACGGATTCACGCCCGAGCAACGGTTCTTCATCGCGTACGCGCAAAGCTGGCGCACGCACAACCGCCCCGAAACGATGCGCACGCGCGCGGTCGTCGATCCGCACGCCCCGGAGCGTTGGCGCGACAACGGCCCGCTCTCCAACTTCCCCGCCTTTGCCGCTGCGTTCGGATGCAAGCCGGGTGATCCGATGGTGCGGTCCGCCAACGTCGTCCCACATCTCTGGTAACAGGCCATGGGCACCAAGGACGCGCGCGTCGACGCGTACATCGCCAAGGCGCCCGACTACGCCAAACCGATCCTCGAGTATCTGCGAGCGACCGTGCACGAAGTCGTGCCCGACGTGACCGAGGGCATCAAATGGCAGTCCCCGCACTTCGACTACAAGGGAATGTTCTGCGGGATGTCGGCGTTCAAGAAGTACTGCGTCTTCGGATTCTGGAAGTCGCCGCTCGTCCTCGGCGATGAGTTCAAGAGTGAACGTCCGACCGATCAGCTCGGACGCATCGCTAGGCTCGCCGACCTGCCGCCGAAGAAGCAGCTCGTCGGCTATCTGAAAAAGGCGAAGGAACTCAACGACACGGGGGCGAAGGTCGAGCGCAAACCGCCGAAACGGAAAACACCGCTTCGCACACCGGCCTTCCTCACAGCCGCGCTGAAGAAGAACCAGAGAGCGGCGGCGGCCTACGACGCCTTTTCTCCGAGCCACAGACGCGAGTACGTCGAATGGCTGACCGAGGCGAAGACCGATGCGACGCGCAACAAGCGTCTGGCGCAGGCGATCGAATGGATGGCCGAAGGAAAAGCGAGGAACTGGAAGTACATGAGATGAGCGGCGCGCGCGAAAGCGGAGGAGGCCTGTCGCGGCGCGCGTTCGTGAGAGTTGCCGCGACCGCCACCGTCGCCGCGTGCGTGCGGACTCGCGAAGAGGTGGGACCGATGGCCAACAACCGGCCGCGGCCCACGCCGTCGCAGCTCGACTGGCAGCGCGACGAGCTGTCGATGTTCCTCCACTTCGGCGTCAACACGTTCAGCGATCGCGAATGGGGCGACGGCCGCGAGGAACCGCGTTCATTCGCGCCGACGTCGCTCGACGCCAAACAATGGGCACGCGTCGCGCGCGACGCCGGCTTCCGCGCGATGATCCTCACGGCCAAGCACCACGACGGCTTCTGCCTCTGGCCGACCGCGACGACGAGGCATTCGGTCGCGTCGAGTCCCTTCCGCAACGGCCGCGGCGACGTCGTGCGTGAATTCGTCGACGCGTGCCGCGCCGAGGAGCTCAAGCCCGGCCTCTATCTCTCGCCGTGGGATCGCAACAACCCGGCGTACGGCGACTCCGCTCGATACAACACGCTCTACATCGATCAGCTCACGGAGCTGCTGACGCACTACGGACAGATCGCCGAAGTGTGGTTCGACGGGGCGAACGGCGAGGGGCCGAACGGGAAGAAGCAGGTCTATGACTGGCGGCGCGTGTGGTCCACCGTACGGCGGCTGCAGCCGAACGCGGTCATGTTCTCCGACGCCGGACCCGACGTGCGCTGGTGCGGCAACGAGCGTGGTGTGGCCGGCGAGCCCAATTGGTCGACCGTGAATCCTTCAGTCGTCACGTTTCCCGGCGCCGACGGCCCCGGCATCATCGACTCGCTCCAGCACGGTGATCCACTCGGCACAGTCTGGCGCCCGGCCGAGGTGGACGTTTCGATTCGCCCCGGCTGGTTCCATCACGCGAGCGAGGATTCTCGCGTGCGCTCCGTCGACGAGCTGATGAACCTTTACTTCACGTCGGTCGGCCGGAACGGAAAACTGCTGCTC
The nucleotide sequence above comes from Gemmatimonadaceae bacterium. Encoded proteins:
- a CDS encoding alpha-L-fucosidase, translated to MSGARESGGGLSRRAFVRVAATATVAACVRTREEVGPMANNRPRPTPSQLDWQRDELSMFLHFGVNTFSDREWGDGREEPRSFAPTSLDAKQWARVARDAGFRAMILTAKHHDGFCLWPTATTRHSVASSPFRNGRGDVVREFVDACRAEELKPGLYLSPWDRNNPAYGDSARYNTLYIDQLTELLTHYGQIAEVWFDGANGEGPNGKKQVYDWRRVWSTVRRLQPNAVMFSDAGPDVRWCGNERGVAGEPNWSTVNPSVVTFPGADGPGIIDSLQHGDPLGTVWRPAEVDVSIRPGWFHHASEDSRVRSVDELMNLYFTSVGRNGKLLLNVPPTRDGLLHPTDVARLREFREQRDARFAEDLARARRHEWRVTGDRTARLEIDLAEPVTVSVARLAENVARGQRVARYNLEGAEAEGDAWHNLSSGTTIGYTKLDRFPPTRLRRIRLTIEDAVATPEAVTVKLFG
- a CDS encoding YdeI/OmpD-associated family protein; this translates as MGTKDARVDAYIAKAPDYAKPILEYLRATVHEVVPDVTEGIKWQSPHFDYKGMFCGMSAFKKYCVFGFWKSPLVLGDEFKSERPTDQLGRIARLADLPPKKQLVGYLKKAKELNDTGAKVERKPPKRKTPLRTPAFLTAALKKNQRAAAAYDAFSPSHRREYVEWLTEAKTDATRNKRLAQAIEWMAEGKARNWKYMR